Proteins from a genomic interval of Synergistales bacterium:
- a CDS encoding epoxyqueuosine reductase QueH: MQPAVLLHICCAPDATVPVAALSEKGYRVHGFFYGSNIHPAAEYRRRREAVQRLSEAYGFPVLFAPYEPEYWLCRTRRYAAAPEGGRRCGLCFWLQLAAAAVAARERGFPCLDTTLTISPHKDVALIHRIGERAADAAGPSWLAHTWRKNDGFGRSVRESRRLGLFRQHYCGCIYSLRKRG, translated from the coding sequence ATGCAACCTGCCGTGCTGCTTCATATCTGCTGTGCCCCCGACGCCACGGTACCTGTAGCGGCTCTGTCCGAAAAAGGGTACAGGGTGCACGGGTTTTTCTACGGCAGCAATATCCACCCGGCGGCGGAATACCGCAGGCGGCGCGAGGCTGTGCAGCGGCTGTCGGAGGCCTATGGATTTCCCGTTTTGTTCGCCCCCTACGAACCGGAGTACTGGCTGTGCCGGACACGCCGGTACGCCGCGGCGCCCGAAGGAGGGAGGCGGTGCGGCCTCTGCTTTTGGCTCCAGCTTGCCGCAGCAGCGGTGGCGGCTCGGGAGAGGGGATTCCCCTGTCTCGACACGACACTGACCATCAGCCCCCACAAGGACGTGGCGTTGATCCATCGGATCGGGGAGCGCGCCGCCGACGCCGCAGGACCTTCGTGGCTTGCACACACCTGGCGGAAGAACGACGGGTTCGGGCGCTCCGTCCGGGAAAGCCGCCGGCTCGGTCTTTTCCGGCAGCACTACTGCGGCTGCATCT